A window of the Henckelia pumila isolate YLH828 chromosome 3, ASM3356847v2, whole genome shotgun sequence genome harbors these coding sequences:
- the LOC140887819 gene encoding uncharacterized protein isoform X2: MSASSKFELSSASPDRPLYAAGHRGSYGAATLDRSGSFRENMENPLLSSLPNMTRSTSSVTQGDVLNFFQCVRFDPKSMVVEHKLNRPAEFKRLASAVGFPSEESLTAPTKSKLSTPAPEDLRRLKSGVRESGTKARERVKILNDCLSVINKCFPTIPSRKRSRLDTLSNDRSNTLLSIDRSTPAMGIGKIGSQNHASTSGFEMEQQKADERSKNAFPNKRTRTSMVDVRPEMRASTPSKSSGTMEKDRDAVRLSNSSGIQGEERSLSISVDGWEKSKMKKKRTGIKPDVTPSSMTTKPVDGYRETKQGMQPRLPTEARSRLNDSHGFRAGVANGSLGVGKAEATSQTSSGIRSSISRTDSDNSSLLHERRERPSGQEKERVNLKAVNRASSREDLSSGSPTSSSKLNANIRAPRSGSVGGVSKLSHVAQRSTSSDDWELSNCTSKLPCVFGANNRKRTPSARSTSPPVANWVQRPQKISRTARRTNLSPIVPGNDENPPLDTAEVMVNERRLPAHSPQHVKIKGDNFSPAALSETEESGAPEMKSRDKNKKCDEIDEKSGQNVQKMSTLLLPPRKNKATCEDDHGDGVRRQGRTGRGFTSSKPLLTLTAERLGNVGTTKQIRSSRLGLEKTERAGRPPTRKLSDRKAYTRQKHMAISMTADFLAVGSDNGHEELLAAANAVTNRGQFLSSPFWREMEPLFRFISDADISYLKEQVTLGSAVDNPAAAPFAADSSTSIPNGCNLDDCKEIETVSVEVSPERLGSRAKTYNEISLFQRLIAALIPEEGNQELSCSMEDLNHDVYESRNKMGNDMVSDTFFPKMCRSSDLSGYPSSYGNGVNTNGKSIYELNHTMPENNIVSMPNTIYIPSHDHMQNGIVSDQVLPGTTYSEYQYYSIPTDERLIEEVHSIGIYPDLVNGDEDINEDIGKMDDKYQEQVSKKKRLLGKLLSSASKAKELQEKEFEGHGLENLVAMAYTKYRNCRGSNVHGMKSATGKMAKQAALTFVKRTLERCQEFEATGKSCFDEPLYRDMFLAGVSRLTDEQPPNLNNDNEFCEPYLRTSGGSMEVRASAHVGAQQSPSNNQETYYSEVFPSSNLGSEPNSGKEDSWSNRVKRRELLLDEVGVSTSPGAPSCIRGSLVCSAKGKRTERDREGKGNSREVVSRSGTAKIGRPASATVKGERKSKAKPKQKNVHLSASINGPLGKMAEQTKGMLPSTLKSNDMIGREIPEDKNDYNLDILEEPIDLSGLQLPDMDPNDFSGKGEDIGSWLDIEDDGLQDHDYMGGLEIPMDDLTNLNMMI; the protein is encoded by the exons ATGTCAGCTTCTAGCAAGTTTGAACTTTCTTCCGCTAGCCCAGATAGGCCATTATATGCAGCTGGGCATCGTGGATCTTATGGTGCTGCTACATTGGACAGATCTGGTAGCTTCCGCGAGAACATGGAGAACCCACTTTTATCCAGCCTACCAAATATGACAAGAAGCACTTCATCTGTAACTCAAGGAGACGTGCTTAATTTTTTCCAATGCGTGCGTTTTGATCCGAAATCCATGGTGGTTGAGCATAAGCTGAATCGACCAGCAGAATTTAAGCGGCTTGCAAGTGCTGTTGGGTTTCCTTCGGAAGAGTCTCTAACGGCACCTACAAAAAGCAAACTGTCTACTCCTGCCCCGGAGGATCTCAGACGGCTCAAATCTGGTGTGCGGGAGAGTGGGACTAAAGCAAG GGAACGAGTGAAGATATTGAACGACTGTTTATCAGTAATCAATAAGTGCTTCCCGACCATTCCATCCAGAAAGAGATCGCGGTTGGATACCCTGTCCAACGACCGATCAAACACATTGTTGTCAATTGACCGTTCCACACCAGCAATGGGCATTGGTAAAATTGGATCTCAAAATCACGCAAGTACAAGTGGTTTTGAAATGGAGCAGCAAAAAGCCGATGAACGATCCAAAAATGCCTTTCCAAACAAGCGTACTCGAACTTCTATGGTCGATGTTAGG CCGGAAATGCGTGCCAGTACCCCTTCAAAGTCTTCTGGAACTATGGAAAAGGACAGGGATGCTGTAAGACTCTCCAACAGCAGTGGAATTCAGGGTGAGGAGCGTTCTTTATCAATTAGTGTTGATGGTTGGGAGAAGTCAAAAATGAAGAAAAAGCGTACTGGCATAAAGCCAGATGTTACTCCCAGTTCAATGACAACAAAACCTGTTGATGGTTATCGGGAAACCAAACAAGGAATGCAGCCAAGGCTTCCTACTGAAGCTCGTTCGAGGTTGAATGATTCTCATGGCTTTAG AGCTGGAGTTGCCAATGGAAGTTTGGGAGTAGGAAAAGCTGAAGCTACCTCGCAGACCAGCTCGGGCATTCGTTCTTCTATTTCTAGAACTGATTCAGACAATAGTTCCCTTCTCCATGAAAGGAGAGAACGTCCAAGTGGTCAAGAGAAAGAAAGGGTGAATCTGAAAGCTGTAAACAG GGCAAGTTCCCGAGAAGATTTAAGTTCAGGCAGCCCTACCTCAAGCTCAAAGTTGAATGCTAACATACGTGCCCCACGGTCTGGTTCAGTTGGTGGGGTTTCCAAGTTGTCTCATGTGGCACAACGTTCCACATCATCTGATGATTGGGAATTATCTAATTGCACGAGTAAACTTCCTTGTGTCTTTGGGGCTAACAATCGCAAGCGTACACCTTCTGCACGGTCTACATCTCCTCCAGTTGCCAATTGGGTTCAGAGGCCGCAGAAAATTTCTCGAACTGCAAGAAGAACTAATTTATCACCCATTGTTCCTGGAAATGACGAGAACCCTCCTTTGGATACGGCTGAAGTGATGGTAAATGAAAGGCGTTTGCCTGCTCATTCTCCTCAGCATGTTAAAATAAAAGGTGACAATTTCTCTCCAGCTGCGTTATCTGAAACTGAGGAATCAGGTGCTCCTGAAATGAAGTCAAGAGACAAGAATAAAAAATGTGATGAGATAGATGAGAAAAGTGGCCAGAATGTCCAGAAAATGTCAACCCTACTCTTACCGCCAAGAAAAAATAAGGCCACCTGTGAGGATGATCATGGGGATGGTGTCAGAAGGCAAGGCAGAACAGGTCGCGGATTTACTTCATCAAAACCCCTCTTGACTTTAACAGCTGAGAGGCTTGGCAATGTGGGAACAACAAAACAAATTAGAAGTTCCAGACTTGGTCTTGAGAAGACTGAAAG AGCAGGTCGACCACCTACAAGAAAGCTTTCTGACAGGAAAGCATATACACGTCAAAAGCATATGGCTATAAGTATGACAGCAGATTTCCTGG CAGTTGGTTCTGATAATGGACATGAAGAGCTCTTGGCTGCTGCAAATGCCGTTACGAACAGAG GCCAATTCCTTTCTAGCCCGTTCTGGAGGGAGATGGAGCCTTTGTTTCGTTTTATATCTGATGCAGACATCTCCTATTTGAAAGAACAG GTGACCCTTGGTTCAGCTGTAGATAATCCAGCAGCAGCACCTTTTGCTGCAGATAGTTCGACTTCAATACCTAATGGCTGCAATCTAGATGATTGTAAGGAGATTGAAACAGTAAGTGTCGAGGTTAGCCCAGAACGATTGGGTTCAAGAGCGAAGACATACAATGAGATCTCTCTGTTCCAGAGACTTATTGCAGCTTTGATTCCTGAAGAAGGAAATCAAGAGCTTAGCTGCAGTATGGAAGACCTCAATCACGATGTGTATGAATCACGAAATAAGATGGGAAATGATATGGTATCAGATACATTCTTCCCCAAAATGTGTCGAAGTAGTGACCTTTCTGGTTATCCTTCTTCTTATGGTAATGGTGTAAATACTAATGGTAAATCAATTTATGAGCTGAACCACACTATGCCAGAAAACAATATTGTATCCATGCCGAACACAATATATATACCAAGCCATGATCATATGCAAAACGGTATAGTTTCGGACCAGGTATTGCCTGGCACAACATACTCCGAGTATCAGTACTATAGCATTCCAACGGATGAACGACTTATTGAGGAGGTTCACAGTATTGGAATCTATCCAGATCTTGTG AACGGAGATGAAGACATAAACGAAGATATTGGTAAAATGGATGACAAATACCAGGAACAG GTGTCCAAGAAGAAAAGGCTACTTGGGAAACTACTAAGTTCCGCTTCTAAGGCTAAAGAACTCCAGGAAAA GGAATTTGAAGGACATGGTCTTGAGAATCTTGTGGCAATGGCTTATACAAAGTACAGG AATTGCCGGGGTTCTAATGTTCATGGGATGAAGAGTGCTACTGGTAAAATGGCCAAACAAGCTGCCTTAACTTTTGTTAAGCGCACACTGGAACGATGCCAGGAATTTGAGGCAACTGGAAAGAGTTGCTTTGATGAACCATTGTACAGGGACATGTTCCTTGCTGGAGTATCACGGCTCACTGATGAACAACCTCCAAATTTAAACAACGATAATGAATTTTGCGAGCCTTATCTTAGGACATCTGGAGGCTCTATGGAAGTTAGAGCTTCAG CTCATGTGGGTGCGCAGCAGAGTCCTTCAAACAATCAGGAAACGTATTATTCTGAAGTGTTCCCATCGTCAAATTTGGGGTCTGAACCAAATTCTGGTAAAGAAGATAGCTGGTCAAATAGAGTGAAAAGGAGGGAACTACTACTTGATGAAGTTGGTGTTAGCACATCTCCGGGTGCCCCATCGTGCATTAGAGGTTCACTTGTATGCAGTGCAAAAGGAAAAAGGACAGAGAGAGACAGAGAAGGGAAAGGAAATAGCAGGGAGGTGGTGTCCAGAAGTGGAACTGCTAAAATTGGTCGCCCTGCATCAGCCACTGTCAAGGGTGAGCGGAAGTCCAAGGCAAAACCTAAGCAGAAAAATGTTCATTTATCTGCTTCTATTAATGGTCCTCTAGGAAAGATGGCAGAACAAACAAAAGGAATGTTGCCATCAACACTCAAGTCAAACGATATGATTGGAAGAGAGATCCCTGAGGATAAAAACGATTATAATCTTGACATATTGGAGGAACCAATAGATTTATCTGGGCTGCAACTCCCTGACATGGATCCCAATGATTTTAGTGGTAAAGGAGAAGATATAGGATCATGGTTGGATATAGAAGACGACGGATTACAAGATCATGATTATATGGGTGGCCTTGAAATACCAATGGATGACCTGACGAATTTAAATATGATGATTTGA